Proteins co-encoded in one Nonlabens agnitus genomic window:
- a CDS encoding vWA domain-containing protein, whose translation MILEQKIYFWLLLAIPVIVLLFLGLSFWKVRAQRKFAEKAMLDHLIPDRSWFKPILKLVTVCVAILFITIALVNPKAGTKLETVDREGVDIVFAVDVSKSMLAEDIAPNRLQKSQQLVTQILNSLASDRIGLIAYAGSAVPQLPITTDYGSAKMFLQALNTDLISSQGTAIAEAIQLAESYYGDNSEAAKVLVIISDGEDHEGEAISMAEDAADNGVRIITIGVGTEKGGTIPIKRNGVTQSFKKDNDGNTVITKLNTETLSEIADAGNGVYIDGTITADAIEALQDELSGIDKVAFESQQYADFASQFQWFLGIGLFFLVLEMIYTNRKTGWIKKLNLFNE comes from the coding sequence ATGATCCTAGAACAAAAAATATACTTCTGGCTACTCCTCGCGATTCCCGTGATTGTGCTGTTATTCTTGGGACTTTCGTTCTGGAAGGTGCGTGCGCAGCGCAAGTTTGCAGAAAAGGCGATGTTGGATCATTTGATTCCAGATCGATCTTGGTTCAAGCCTATTTTGAAATTGGTGACCGTTTGTGTGGCGATTTTGTTCATCACGATCGCGCTGGTTAATCCTAAGGCAGGAACCAAACTGGAAACCGTCGATCGTGAAGGTGTGGACATCGTTTTTGCCGTGGACGTTTCTAAGTCTATGTTGGCCGAAGACATTGCGCCCAATAGGTTGCAAAAATCCCAGCAACTCGTCACCCAGATTTTAAATAGCCTGGCGAGTGATAGAATTGGTTTGATCGCTTATGCCGGTAGTGCCGTACCGCAACTGCCCATCACGACCGATTACGGAAGTGCCAAAATGTTCCTACAAGCACTCAACACAGACCTCATTTCCAGTCAAGGAACCGCCATAGCAGAGGCAATCCAGCTGGCCGAAAGCTACTACGGCGATAACAGTGAAGCCGCCAAAGTTCTCGTTATCATCAGCGATGGTGAGGACCATGAAGGCGAGGCGATAAGCATGGCCGAGGATGCTGCAGACAACGGCGTGCGCATCATCACCATAGGCGTTGGTACAGAAAAAGGAGGCACCATTCCCATCAAGCGCAACGGCGTCACGCAGTCCTTCAAAAAGGACAACGATGGCAACACCGTCATCACAAAACTCAATACTGAAACTTTGTCAGAAATCGCAGACGCCGGCAATGGCGTTTACATCGATGGTACGATTACTGCAGATGCTATCGAGGCGTTGCAGGACGAGCTTTCTGGTATTGATAAGGTGGCCTTTGAGTCCCAACAATATGCAGATTTTGCCTCGCAATTCCAGTGGTTTTTAGGCATCGGTTTGTTCTTTTTGGTGCTGGAGATGATCTACACCAACCGCAAAACGGGCTGGATCAAAAAACTGAATTTATTCAATGAATAA
- a CDS encoding SulP family inorganic anion transporter: MFKHLAKDIPASIVVFFVALPLCLGIAVASDAPPFAGLIAGIIGGIVVGAISGSQVGVSGPAAGLAAIVLAAIASLGYEKFLVAVVLGGVIQIVFGIARAGVIGYYFPSSVIKGMLTGIGIIIILKQIPHFFGVDKDPEGDFRFNQPDGENTFTEIFNITDSIGWGSTLIAVIALLTLILWSNVLSKKGKFFTLIQGPLVAVVLGIIFYALTTGKSLEISSLHLVNVPIPDGINSFIGQFTFPDFSVIGMPEVWITGFTIALVASLETLLCVEATDKLDPEKRITPTNRELYAQGTGNILSGLIGGIPITQVIVRSSANIQSGGKTKMSAIIHGFLLLICVVLIPVVLNMIPLSVLAAILFIVGYKLAKPSTFKAMWDAGLKQFVPFIVTVIIIVFKDLLWGIGVGLALGIVMTLYQSYKNSHFLHKEDPDQGGPRLKMTLAEEVTFFNKAAIKRELEELPEGTQLELNITKTTYMDYDIIEILQDFKQKAINRNINITLVSERGTLKDPENYFQFFEQEKLHLSDNQRNIS, translated from the coding sequence ATGTTTAAACATCTTGCCAAGGATATTCCTGCCAGTATCGTCGTTTTCTTTGTGGCATTGCCGCTTTGTTTAGGTATTGCAGTTGCGAGTGACGCGCCTCCATTTGCTGGATTGATTGCAGGTATCATAGGTGGTATTGTAGTTGGAGCTATTAGCGGCTCGCAAGTAGGTGTGAGTGGACCAGCTGCCGGTCTTGCTGCCATTGTTTTGGCTGCCATTGCCTCTTTGGGCTATGAGAAGTTCCTGGTTGCCGTGGTATTGGGTGGCGTGATTCAGATTGTTTTTGGTATCGCGCGCGCTGGTGTTATTGGGTATTATTTTCCGTCTTCAGTGATCAAGGGAATGCTTACGGGAATAGGTATCATCATTATCCTGAAGCAGATTCCGCACTTTTTTGGAGTTGATAAGGATCCAGAAGGCGATTTTAGATTCAATCAGCCTGATGGTGAGAATACGTTTACTGAAATTTTCAATATAACCGACAGCATAGGTTGGGGAAGCACCTTGATAGCGGTGATTGCATTGTTGACTCTGATCCTATGGTCTAATGTTTTGTCTAAAAAAGGTAAATTTTTCACCTTGATTCAAGGACCACTGGTAGCGGTGGTTTTAGGAATCATTTTCTACGCCTTGACTACTGGCAAATCATTAGAGATATCTAGTTTACACTTAGTAAATGTTCCTATTCCTGATGGTATTAACTCTTTTATAGGTCAATTTACCTTTCCGGATTTTAGTGTGATAGGCATGCCAGAAGTCTGGATCACTGGTTTTACCATTGCGCTCGTAGCCAGTTTGGAAACCTTACTTTGTGTCGAAGCTACCGACAAGCTGGATCCAGAAAAGCGCATCACACCTACAAATCGCGAATTGTACGCGCAGGGTACTGGAAACATTCTATCTGGATTGATAGGAGGTATTCCCATTACTCAGGTAATTGTGAGAAGTAGTGCCAATATACAATCTGGCGGAAAGACCAAAATGAGTGCGATTATTCATGGTTTTCTTTTATTGATATGTGTAGTACTCATTCCTGTGGTGTTGAATATGATACCACTATCGGTTCTTGCCGCGATTTTATTTATTGTGGGTTATAAACTCGCAAAGCCATCCACCTTCAAGGCTATGTGGGATGCTGGTTTAAAACAATTCGTACCCTTTATAGTTACAGTAATTATTATTGTATTCAAGGATTTGCTTTGGGGAATAGGCGTTGGATTGGCTCTGGGAATTGTAATGACCTTATATCAAAGTTATAAGAACAGTCACTTCCTGCATAAAGAAGATCCTGATCAAGGCGGTCCCAGATTAAAAATGACGCTAGCAGAAGAGGTGACTTTCTTCAATAAAGCTGCTATTAAGAGAGAGCTTGAAGAACTTCCAGAAGGAACACAGTTAGAACTTAATATCACAAAGACCACGTACATGGACTACGATATTATTGAAATATTACAGGACTTTAAGCAAAAAGCCATAAATCGTAATATTAATATTACTCTTGTCTCTGAACGCGGTACTTTAAAAGATCCTGAAAATTACTTTCAGTTCTTTGAGCAGGAGAAACTGCATCTTTCTGATAATCAAAGGAACATATCTTAA
- a CDS encoding DUF58 domain-containing protein: MDTKELLKKVRKIEIKTRRLSDAVFGGEYHSAFKGRGMTFSEVRQYQYGDDVRNIDWNVTARYSEPFVKVFEEERELTLMLVADVSGSTLFGTQEQLKREIITEISATLAFSALQNNDKVGLLLFSDQVELFIPPKKGKFHILRIIRELLEYKPQKNTTDIGAAMEYLGGVLKKKAIVFVMSDFMSTGYQKALQIVGRKHDVTGIRVFDKREEEIPSMGLVPFVDQETGKQRIINTSSRAVRTKYAAYHKENAAYFKTAFTKADAGAIDLETRDNYTTKLLGYFKRR; encoded by the coding sequence ATGGACACTAAAGAACTTCTTAAAAAAGTACGCAAGATCGAGATCAAGACTCGGCGGTTGAGCGATGCCGTTTTTGGAGGTGAATACCACAGTGCCTTCAAGGGTCGTGGGATGACTTTTAGTGAAGTACGTCAATACCAGTATGGCGACGATGTGCGTAATATTGACTGGAACGTGACAGCGAGATATTCAGAGCCTTTTGTAAAGGTGTTTGAAGAAGAGCGTGAGCTCACGTTGATGCTGGTGGCAGATGTGAGCGGCTCGACCTTATTCGGTACGCAGGAACAGTTGAAGCGTGAAATCATTACCGAGATCAGCGCAACACTGGCCTTTAGCGCCTTGCAGAACAACGATAAAGTAGGATTGCTGCTGTTTTCTGATCAGGTAGAATTGTTCATTCCGCCCAAGAAAGGGAAGTTCCACATCTTGAGAATCATACGCGAGCTGCTGGAATACAAACCACAAAAAAATACTACAGACATAGGTGCCGCCATGGAATATCTAGGAGGTGTCCTGAAGAAAAAAGCTATCGTGTTTGTGATGTCAGACTTTATGAGTACCGGCTATCAAAAAGCGTTACAGATTGTTGGGCGCAAACACGACGTGACGGGAATTCGCGTTTTTGACAAGCGTGAAGAAGAAATTCCATCCATGGGATTGGTGCCTTTTGTGGATCAGGAAACGGGCAAGCAACGCATTATCAATACTAGTTCTCGAGCGGTACGTACCAAATATGCGGCCTATCACAAAGAAAACGCCGCCTATTTCAAAACCGCTTTTACTAAGGCAGATGCCGGCGCCATCGATTTAGAAACCAGAGATAATTACACCACAAAATTATTGGGATACTTTAAAAGAAGATGA
- a CDS encoding tetratricopeptide repeat protein: MNNVKQYIGFLGMFLMCFAFAKAQSQQPDNTAYESAMAQGVDYAADNNFPKAEASYRKAKALQPESTEASYNLGNLYYKNKKGYNAAENYTTAATTAKTKAEKHKAFHNLGNTFMENKRFSEAVEAYKNALRNDPTDDETRYNLALAKQEEEKQGGGGGGDDQDKKDKGDNEDQNDNKDGDQDDKSGGDNEGDKEKEGDKDKGDQGEGKDDPKGENQEGKDGDGKPKEQEGKQPQQRVEGQMTPQQIRQILEAMNNEEQKIQDKINAQKVKGTKKKTEKDW; encoded by the coding sequence ATGAATAACGTGAAACAATATATTGGCTTTTTAGGGATGTTTTTGATGTGTTTCGCTTTCGCGAAAGCGCAATCACAACAACCTGATAACACAGCTTATGAATCTGCGATGGCACAAGGCGTGGACTATGCCGCAGACAATAATTTCCCAAAAGCAGAAGCATCCTACCGCAAGGCCAAAGCATTGCAACCGGAAAGTACTGAGGCTTCCTATAATCTGGGCAACCTTTACTATAAAAACAAAAAAGGCTACAACGCCGCAGAGAATTATACCACAGCGGCAACAACGGCCAAAACCAAGGCCGAAAAACACAAGGCGTTTCATAATCTGGGCAACACTTTTATGGAGAACAAACGCTTCTCTGAAGCGGTAGAAGCCTATAAAAACGCTTTAAGAAACGACCCAACAGACGATGAGACCCGCTACAATCTAGCACTTGCCAAACAGGAAGAAGAAAAGCAAGGTGGCGGCGGTGGCGGCGATGATCAGGACAAGAAAGACAAGGGAGATAACGAGGACCAGAACGACAACAAGGATGGCGATCAAGACGATAAGTCTGGTGGCGACAATGAAGGAGATAAAGAAAAAGAAGGCGACAAGGATAAAGGCGATCAAGGAGAAGGTAAGGACGACCCCAAAGGTGAGAACCAAGAAGGAAAAGACGGTGATGGCAAGCCTAAGGAGCAAGAAGGCAAACAGCCGCAACAACGTGTGGAAGGTCAAATGACGCCACAGCAAATACGCCAGATTCTGGAAGCCATGAATAATGAAGAGCAGAAGATTCAGGATAAGATCAATGCTCAAAAAGTAAAGGGAACCAAGAAGAAAACAGAGAAGGACTGGTAA
- a CDS encoding tetratricopeptide repeat protein, whose product MRFWMYIFFVGLMQVTMAQNSNGVDGDSAFAKANSSYTAENYQEAIDAYESILQSGQHSAEVYFNLGNSYYKLNQVGPAIYNYEKALQMEPSNKDFKNNLKFAEQLRVDAVEDAAKNPVQEFLNNLAGSLSVDNWAYVSIMLALVTILMFLLYHYAMTTGKKRLFFTLALIGLILMTLSIVAANYSQNLMEDNEQAIIYSQETITRTEPKDSGTASFTIHEGTKVTVLEEYEGWTHIEVANGSRAWLPSADLKKL is encoded by the coding sequence ATGAGATTCTGGATGTACATATTTTTTGTGGGTTTGATGCAGGTGACCATGGCACAGAACAGCAATGGTGTTGATGGTGATTCCGCTTTCGCGAAAGCGAACTCATCCTACACTGCAGAAAACTATCAAGAAGCCATCGATGCCTATGAATCCATACTGCAATCCGGCCAGCACAGCGCAGAGGTGTATTTCAACCTTGGTAATTCCTATTACAAGCTTAATCAGGTAGGTCCTGCGATCTACAATTATGAAAAGGCGTTGCAAATGGAGCCGTCCAACAAGGATTTCAAAAATAACTTGAAATTTGCCGAGCAATTGCGAGTGGATGCGGTGGAAGATGCAGCAAAGAACCCAGTACAGGAATTTCTCAATAATCTTGCGGGATCATTATCGGTCGACAACTGGGCTTATGTAAGCATCATGCTCGCATTAGTAACGATTTTGATGTTTCTACTTTATCATTATGCGATGACTACGGGCAAGAAACGTTTGTTTTTTACATTAGCCTTGATAGGTTTAATCCTGATGACGCTGTCGATTGTAGCGGCTAATTATTCCCAGAATTTGATGGAAGATAATGAGCAAGCTATCATCTATTCTCAAGAAACCATCACTAGAACAGAGCCCAAGGACAGCGGAACGGCGAGTTTTACCATTCATGAAGGCACTAAGGTAACGGTGCTGGAAGAATATGAAGGTTGGACTCACATCGAGGTGGCCAATGGATCTAGAGCCTGGCTACCGTCTGCAGACTTAAAAAAGTTATAG
- a CDS encoding BatD family protein has product MKRLAFLLLWLIATTVQAQVSFTGTATRDAIALNERLRVEFKMNVDGDSFSPPNFAGFRVASGPIQGISQSYVNGKGTFTKSYTYILAPESTGTKTIGAATMNYKGEEFSTAPFTVSVTKAIEEPRETTGNEPVREIAEQNIHLVAEVSNASPYLNEAIRVVYKLYVSNNSGINGWTETDSPKYADFWSQNIDKRDQQVRTGTYQGQEYRYLVLREAILYPQKTGRLTIEPLVLDVNVQVPSGRRDFFGRSFMTTEKLRVTAGARAINVKGLPQEGRPASFTGAVGQFDFGVNLTRAQLESGESLVASVEVKGTGNLQLMQLPKLDVPAQLEVYEPERVDKTQTTYSGVRGSIADNYTIVPQSGGTFTLPDVEFSYFDPAAGRYKTINSGENRIEVSGPAVTANSSGGTNVLSAGDTFAFIKTNTELESIEQERFFGTTVYWAVLGGLFLLIPVVLLFKKRREVLESDVQGRKVKTANKLSKKYLSEARRNIGNAELFYESLERALHNFLKSKLKITTAEMTKQRVDELLQQRRVQDDVRVEFISLLSAAEMARYAPSTATGMQQDYDKASKVINQLDKQIN; this is encoded by the coding sequence ATGAAAAGACTAGCATTTCTATTATTATGGTTGATAGCAACTACGGTGCAAGCGCAAGTTTCCTTTACGGGAACGGCGACTAGAGATGCTATTGCGTTAAATGAAAGGTTGCGAGTTGAATTTAAAATGAACGTGGATGGCGACAGTTTCTCGCCACCCAACTTTGCTGGATTTAGAGTGGCCAGTGGTCCTATTCAGGGAATTTCTCAAAGCTACGTCAACGGGAAAGGAACCTTTACAAAATCCTACACCTATATCCTCGCACCAGAAAGTACAGGCACCAAAACCATAGGTGCAGCTACCATGAATTACAAAGGTGAGGAATTTTCTACCGCACCGTTCACCGTGAGCGTTACCAAGGCTATTGAAGAACCCAGAGAAACTACGGGAAATGAGCCTGTTCGTGAAATAGCAGAACAAAACATTCATTTGGTAGCTGAGGTTTCCAACGCATCACCTTACTTGAACGAAGCCATTAGAGTGGTCTATAAACTCTACGTGTCCAACAATTCTGGAATCAACGGCTGGACAGAAACCGACAGTCCCAAGTATGCTGATTTCTGGTCACAGAATATAGATAAGCGCGACCAGCAGGTGCGTACCGGCACGTATCAAGGCCAGGAATATAGATATTTGGTCTTGAGGGAAGCCATTTTATATCCGCAGAAAACGGGACGATTGACCATCGAGCCGCTGGTGTTGGATGTCAATGTTCAGGTGCCATCGGGTAGGCGAGATTTCTTTGGAAGGTCCTTCATGACGACCGAGAAGTTGCGTGTGACTGCTGGAGCACGCGCCATTAATGTCAAAGGCTTACCACAAGAAGGGCGACCTGCGAGTTTTACAGGTGCAGTTGGGCAATTTGATTTTGGAGTGAATTTGACACGTGCACAGTTGGAATCTGGTGAAAGCCTTGTGGCCAGTGTTGAGGTCAAAGGCACTGGTAATTTGCAACTCATGCAATTGCCTAAACTGGACGTTCCCGCACAACTGGAAGTCTATGAACCAGAACGTGTTGATAAAACCCAAACCACATACAGTGGCGTGCGCGGCAGCATCGCAGATAATTATACGATCGTGCCACAATCTGGAGGTACGTTCACCTTGCCAGATGTTGAGTTCAGCTACTTTGATCCAGCGGCCGGCAGGTACAAAACCATCAATAGCGGTGAGAACCGTATTGAGGTAAGCGGTCCAGCGGTGACTGCAAATAGTTCTGGTGGGACTAACGTTTTAAGTGCTGGCGATACCTTTGCTTTTATCAAAACAAATACGGAACTGGAATCGATTGAGCAGGAACGCTTTTTCGGCACAACGGTATATTGGGCGGTTTTGGGCGGTCTGTTTTTGCTTATTCCGGTAGTGTTACTGTTTAAGAAACGACGTGAGGTATTGGAATCTGACGTACAGGGAAGAAAGGTCAAAACGGCCAATAAGCTGAGCAAGAAATACCTGTCTGAGGCTCGTAGAAATATAGGAAATGCAGAGCTGTTCTATGAAAGTCTGGAACGCGCACTACACAACTTCCTGAAGTCAAAACTCAAGATCACCACTGCCGAAATGACTAAGCAGCGCGTGGATGAATTGCTGCAACAACGACGTGTACAGGACGACGTTCGTGTAGAGTTTATCTCGTTGCTTTCTGCCGCAGAAATGGCACGATATGCGCCGTCAACCGCAACAGGAATGCAGCAGGATTATGACAAGGCGAGCAAGGTGATCAATCAATTGGACAAACAAATAAATTAG
- a CDS encoding SDR family NAD(P)-dependent oxidoreductase, which translates to MKTVLITGATSGIGLATAQLLAQNNYRLILCGRNAEKLAELEKELGAQTAITTLEFDVRDKEVVAEKIKNLPADFATIDVLINNAGNAHGLDPIHEGSIEDWDAMMDINVKGLLYVSHAVIPQMKERKSGQVINIGSTAGKEVYPNGTVYCGSKHAVDAITTGMRMDLNPYSIRVGAVNPGLVHTNFSEVRFKGDSERAEKVYQGFQPLLPEDIADVLHFAISRPPHVNIADLTVMCTAQASSKVLNKD; encoded by the coding sequence ATGAAAACTGTATTGATTACTGGCGCCACGAGCGGTATAGGCCTGGCCACTGCCCAACTGCTGGCCCAAAACAATTACCGACTGATCCTATGTGGTCGCAATGCTGAAAAATTGGCAGAGCTTGAAAAGGAACTGGGCGCTCAAACCGCTATCACCACGCTGGAATTTGACGTACGTGATAAAGAAGTTGTGGCAGAGAAAATCAAAAACCTGCCAGCAGATTTTGCCACGATCGATGTGTTGATCAACAATGCGGGTAATGCCCATGGATTAGACCCTATTCATGAGGGTAGCATTGAAGATTGGGATGCGATGATGGATATCAATGTGAAGGGTTTGCTGTACGTGAGCCATGCGGTGATTCCACAAATGAAGGAGCGCAAATCTGGCCAAGTAATCAATATAGGATCCACGGCTGGTAAAGAAGTATATCCTAACGGCACGGTTTATTGCGGCAGTAAACACGCGGTAGACGCTATTACTACTGGTATGCGCATGGATCTAAATCCCTATTCCATACGTGTAGGCGCTGTGAATCCGGGACTGGTGCATACCAATTTTAGCGAAGTGCGATTCAAAGGAGATTCTGAGCGCGCTGAGAAAGTGTATCAAGGTTTCCAGCCCTTGTTGCCTGAAGACATTGCTGATGTCCTGCATTTTGCGATAAGCAGACCACCACACGTCAACATTGCAGATTTGACCGTGATGTGTACCGCACAGGCGAGCAGTAAGGTCTTGAATAAGGATTGA
- a CDS encoding AAA family ATPase: MNQENTAVDIASINDKVQAESAFIAPLVAEMNKVIVGQQYMIDRLLIGLLGRGHILLEGVPGLAKTLAITTLSQAVSASFSRIQFTPDLLPADVVGTLIYNMKDADFSIRKGPIFANFVLADEINRAPAKVQSALLEAMQEKQVTIGDTTFPLEKPFLVMATQNPVDQEGTYPLPEAQMDRFMLKTVIDYPTIADEQFIMRANLKKEFPKPNPVVTPEQILRAQEAVEMVYMDEKIEKYILDIVFATRYPEKYNLPDLKPLISFGASPRGSISLAKSAKCYAFIKRRGYVIPEDVRAVVLDVLRHRIGITYEAEAENYTTEDIVNKIVNTIEVP; encoded by the coding sequence ATGAATCAAGAGAATACGGCAGTAGATATTGCCAGTATCAATGACAAAGTCCAGGCAGAAAGCGCATTTATAGCGCCGCTTGTGGCAGAGATGAATAAGGTAATCGTGGGACAGCAGTACATGATCGACCGTTTGTTGATAGGGTTACTGGGACGTGGTCACATATTGCTGGAAGGTGTTCCTGGTCTGGCCAAAACACTTGCCATCACCACACTATCACAAGCCGTGAGCGCTAGTTTTTCAAGAATACAGTTCACACCAGACCTTTTACCGGCAGACGTTGTGGGAACCTTGATCTACAACATGAAGGACGCCGATTTCTCCATACGTAAAGGACCCATTTTTGCCAACTTTGTTCTCGCAGATGAGATCAACCGTGCACCGGCCAAAGTACAGTCGGCACTTCTGGAGGCGATGCAGGAAAAGCAGGTCACCATAGGCGACACCACGTTCCCACTAGAGAAACCGTTCTTGGTAATGGCAACACAAAACCCAGTAGATCAAGAAGGAACCTATCCATTGCCTGAAGCGCAAATGGACCGTTTCATGCTCAAGACCGTGATCGATTATCCAACTATTGCAGACGAGCAGTTCATTATGCGGGCCAATCTCAAGAAAGAATTCCCAAAACCTAATCCAGTAGTGACGCCAGAGCAAATTTTACGCGCTCAGGAAGCGGTGGAAATGGTTTACATGGATGAGAAGATCGAGAAATACATTCTTGATATTGTATTTGCGACCCGTTATCCAGAAAAATACAACCTGCCCGACTTGAAGCCGTTGATCAGCTTTGGTGCATCACCGCGTGGATCCATTAGTTTAGCGAAATCGGCAAAATGTTATGCCTTTATCAAGCGACGTGGTTATGTCATCCCAGAAGATGTACGCGCCGTTGTTCTAGATGTATTACGTCACCGTATAGGCATCACCTACGAGGCCGAAGCCGAGAACTACACCACGGAAGATATCGTGAACAAGATCGTGAATACGATTGAGGTACCGTAG
- a CDS encoding VWA domain-containing protein, with protein MIQWWNKMEFVDPEFFWLLLLLPLIIAYYIWQGKKQNADVRISSLKGFEGSDSFLARLRPVLLVLRLLALAFIIVGLARPQTTDVNTKTSSTEGIDIVLAVDVSASMLARDFKPDRLEATKRVALDFIEGRPSDRIGVVVYAAESYTKTPITTDQSITLRAVESIEYSNVLENGTAIGMGLATSVNRLKESTSDSKVIILMTDGVNNSGFIDPKIATELAIEFGIKVYTIGIGTNGNAMSPVGQDQRTGAFRFAMTPVEIDEGLMKQIATDTGGKYYRATNNSKLEEIYEEIDQLEKTEIEEFKFYNVQEMFRPLVLIALGLLGLELLLRYTLFRTAA; from the coding sequence ATGATACAATGGTGGAATAAGATGGAGTTTGTGGACCCAGAATTTTTCTGGCTGTTGCTGCTGTTGCCGTTGATCATCGCCTACTACATCTGGCAAGGCAAAAAGCAAAATGCAGATGTGCGTATCTCATCACTTAAAGGTTTTGAAGGATCTGATTCGTTTTTGGCGCGATTGCGACCTGTATTGCTGGTGCTGCGACTGCTGGCCTTGGCATTTATCATTGTAGGCCTGGCGCGACCACAAACCACAGATGTCAATACAAAAACAAGCTCTACTGAAGGTATCGACATCGTCCTCGCGGTCGATGTAAGTGCGAGTATGTTGGCCCGAGATTTCAAACCCGACCGACTGGAAGCCACAAAACGAGTGGCACTGGATTTTATAGAAGGACGACCCAGCGATAGAATAGGCGTAGTGGTGTATGCTGCAGAAAGCTATACCAAAACACCTATCACCACAGACCAAAGCATCACGCTGCGCGCCGTGGAGAGCATCGAGTACAGCAATGTTTTGGAAAACGGTACTGCTATTGGAATGGGACTCGCCACATCGGTCAACCGATTGAAAGAAAGCACCAGCGACAGCAAAGTGATCATTTTAATGACCGATGGTGTCAACAATAGCGGATTCATAGATCCTAAAATCGCTACAGAACTCGCGATTGAATTTGGCATTAAAGTCTATACCATAGGAATAGGAACCAACGGCAACGCGATGTCGCCGGTTGGACAAGACCAGCGTACCGGTGCTTTTAGATTTGCCATGACGCCCGTAGAAATTGATGAAGGACTCATGAAACAAATCGCTACAGACACTGGCGGGAAATACTATCGAGCGACTAATAACAGCAAACTGGAAGAAATCTATGAAGAGATCGACCAGCTGGAAAAAACAGAGATCGAAGAATTCAAGTTTTATAATGTGCAGGAGATGTTCAGGCCATTGGTGTTGATCGCCTTGGGATTGTTGGGATTGGAATTGTTATTAAGGTATACGTTGTTTAGGACGGCGGCGTGA